The genome window CAGATGTTTTTCAATTACGGCATCCGCCAGCCTCCGCCCAACTTCCCACGCGGCCTTCGTCGGGATTTTATAAGGATCTAGAGAATAGAAATTTCTCCCGGTCGGCAGGATGTCGTCCCTGCCGCGTGTGATGAGCCCGGATGGCCCGGCAGGGACATATCCTGCCTCAAAGCCATGCAGCAGGGCATCTATCTCCCTTGATTCCTCGATTCTCCTGTTTAGATCGAGTATCCTTTTCTTGATCTTTATCCATGGGTAAGTATTCCACTTGACATTTACGCCTTTGGCAATATCCAGCAATGCATCTCCATCCGCGTTGAACATCTTCACCCCTCCATATTTATTACCTCTTCGATCAGTCTTTTCCCTATGCGGTCTATCTCCTCCAAAAGCTCACCATGCCCCTTTTTTCTGACGGGATGGACGCCGCCCGGGTTGGAGAGTAGTTCGCTCAAATCCAACCCCATCATCTTCGCAATCTCACGCCTCAATGAAACATCTTCACCGGCGTCATATCTCAAGATCGAATAGATAAAACCTGCCCTCCTTTCTCCTTCAGGCAATTCTCCGAATACATGCATACCGTCCTGAATCTGGGTGTTTCTTGTCCTCGACAATGCGCCGTGGGCCTCCCTGACTATTTCGTCAAAGGGCAAGGCGTGAAGTCCTTCGTCGTCCAATTCACAAAGCCCCACCCTTTTGACCCTTCCCGTCCCTTTATCGACGGTAGAGACCTTTATCTCCTTATCCAGGTTCGTCTTCTTTATTGCATCCATTATGAGATGCTCAAGGGCATGGACCCTGGCCTTATCCAGACCCTTCACCTGTTCGTATTCGCCCAGAAATCGTCCCAGCTCCTCCAGTTCCTCATACACCCCCCCTTGTGTCATCACCGTCTGCATGTGGTCAACAAGGGTCGCATAACTACGACGTTTTGCAATTGTGCCCTCTGGCGGGTTGTCGGCATTGTAGATATAGAGATGAGGGATATGACCTATAGCTATATCGGGGTAGCAGTCTCCTGAAAGGGCCGTGCCTTTGCCCGGCAGGAACTCAAGATTCCCATGGGTTCCGACATGAACGATCGCATCCGCCTTGAAGTCATACTCAAGATAGCGATAGGTCGCCATGTATTGGTGAGGCGGGGGGACATCAGGGTCATGGAGTATCTTACATACCCTGCCGTCACACCTGGCGCCTGCGCAACCACGCTTTGGCTGTACGCATACCACTGCATTCCCATAATCAACCCCTGTCACAAGGATCTTTCCATCATGGACCATGGCGGCAGGAATCCCATCTTTTTCTACCCCAGGAGGATCGCCCCAGGCCTCGCACACCCTCTTTCTTACGGTTTCAGACAGGGCATTGAACCACTCCTCGTATTCCTCCTTCGTCACCATCTTCAATACGCCACCCTTTTCTACGATTTCATCGGTTGTCGTCCACCTGAATTCTGATATCGCCTTTCGATTCATTATGGCATCAATGAGTTCCTTGCCGTCCTTCGGTGGAACGACATCATAACCCGCCGCCTTCATTTTATTTATTATCCTTGCGACAGACTCCAGGGTATCGAGATGAGCGCCCGCCCCGACAGTTGCCTCGACTGATGCGCATGGATTATTATGGAGCATAAAGGCTATCTTACGCCTACCTACAGGCCTTCTTTTCAATCTTATCCAGTTTGCCACCCGTCTTGCCAATTTTCCCATTCTTTCTTCAAAGGCAATGCGTTTATCGCCTCCTTTTTCTTTGAGCCCGCCTATAATTATCGGCTCTATCCTGCCCTCGAACTCCGGCATCGCAATAGACCAGCCGATGCTGCTTCCATCCGTGCCATGGGGGTCACTCCACCACTCCTCCATTGTCTTATAATAGGATGTGACCGGCATAAACACAGGGACATCGAGCCTTTTAAGTATATCCACGCCTTCCAGGGCAACCTTTCCGCCTTCCATGGAGGCTCGGCTTGAACCAATAAGAAACATCTGAAGATTGATGAGGGCATCTATTCTTGGTTTCCCATCTTTGAGGAAGTATTCGCAGACGACCTCTCCGCTTCCCTTTGTCCCAAGGCCATCGTCCCTTACAGAATATGAAAAGACAGGGATGACGACCAATCCAAGGGACTCGACCTTTCTTATCAAGGTATCCTCGATTCCAAGGTTTTTGTTGACCCAGTGAAAACGTGAAAAGAGGAGGCCGACAGCGCCTTCTGTCTTGGGAAAATCGGGTTTTCTTTTGTATAAACCATACCATTTCAGGTAATTTTCGATATTGTCAAAGATATCCGGCGCATCGGGATGATACAGCCCTTCCCACGGGATCGGCTTTGGCGGCTCTACATCAATATCCACTCCACAGACTGCGTTAGCGATATAGCAGAGCATTTGAATAAAATTTTCCTCTCCGTTATAGGTTATATAGGTATGAACCCTGGCCACAATATCCGGTTTTACATTAGACATGGCCCAGTACGACGGGTCATGACCGACGCATATTATCGGTACGGATTTTCCTATCTCATTCAGGCTCTTTTCTATAACATCCCATATGGATTCTGTTGAACGATAAAGCAGGATTACATCTGCCTCCTCAGCCTCTTTAAGTACAACGCCTATATCTTCATGCCCTTCATCAAGATATCTTGATGAATAAACCCCTACATCTATAATCCCTTCCAAGGCCTTGCCCGCCCTTTTAAGTGTTCCAGAATGCGAATGCCACATGATAGATAATATCTTTTTCATTGCCTGGCTCCTGATTATCCATGTTTTGTCTAGCTTAATCTATACACAATAGGTATTATCAATTCCGCCTTGACAGGGGGCTTCGGAAACGGTGCCGTCTTCTCTATTGTCTTTATCGCATTTGCATCAAGGACGCCGAAGCCTGATGACTTTACGACCTTTATATCTCCCACCTGTCCATCATCCAAAACAGTAAAAGAGACCACGACCCTGCCCGACCACCCCATCTTTCTTGCAAGCATGGGATAGGAGAGGTTTCGCATTATCATATCCCTGATGTATGCGAAATGTTCACTTATGTATCTCTGTCTCTGCTCATCTCTGACCGACAGACTATGACCCCCAGATTGATCGCTACTTTGACCACTGATCTGGCCGGGTTTATACGCGTCATCTGGCGCCGGCTGATCAGAGGCATCACCATCTGCCTCCGTCGGCATTTCTTTAGCGGCCTCATGGACAGGAGCCGTCTCTTTGTTCGCAATGACCTCTTCTTCAATAATATGCGCGGGCCGCTGGATCGGCCTTCCAGCCACCGCCCTTACTGCGGCCTTTGCTGTGGATCGATGCACAATATATTTTGCCACCCCTGTTTCTTTTCTAACATCCGCCTTCAAATGCCTGAGAGCCGCCTTCTCTTCAACGCCCTTCATGTCGTCGGCAATACTGAAGTCAATGACTATCGGCGGCCTCTTGTTCCATCTGATGGAATGGGAAAGGCCGAAGACCAGCGACAACAAGACCACATGAAGCAAAAATGATATCTGAAATCCCCTGGCGGCGTGATTCATGGCCTGTTCGCATCAGTGGTCTGAAGGCTCAGTCTCTTGAACCCGAGACCCTTTATCCTATCCAGGACATCTACAAACCTCTGAAGCACTATGGACCTATCAGCCCTTATCAGGATTGCGGTATCTCTATCAAGGCCCTTCATTGAACCAGTCATCCCGTCAAGGGACACAGGCCTTGAATCCAGATAAATATTGCCACCCCTGTCTATCTCTATAGTCCTGGTCTTCAACATCTCAGCGCTGTTCTTCGATGACACCCTCGGAAGCTCGACAGGGATTGCGCCGGAGGCTATAAACGCCGAGGTGGTCAGAACTATGGTGAGGAGCACGAGCATGACATCGACAAGGGGTATGACATTCATGTAATCAAAACCCTTTTCTTCCATCTTCGCCTCCTTGGTCTCTCTTTGACCTGTCGATCTCCCACTGCATCATAACCACCTTCGCCCTTCTCAAGAGGAGGTTGTAAAGGGCTGTAGACGGTATAGCCACAAGGAGCCCGGCTGCGGTTGCCTTGAGTGCAAGGGCAAGACCGATCATTGTCTTACCTGTGTCCATAAATCCCTCTGTCCCCATTGTATAAAATGTCAGCATGATCCCCAGAACCGTCCCCAGGAGCCCTATATAAGGGGCATTGCTCCCTATAGTGGCTATAATATGTAGCCGCTCCGTTAGGACAAGCTCCAGCTCCCTTTTGTCAGCATAGCGCCCTGCATCTATATTCTTATAGAGAAGATACCGCTCGATGGCTATTCCGACTGAAACGAAACTTAAAAGGATCAAAAGACCTATCACGCCGTAGTCAACGGCGACCTTAAACAATTCCAATACAGTTCTCCATGCCCACTAATTCTTAATGCAGCGTCTTCCCATCGGCTGCCGGCCCGATGGACACAAGGTGCCTGAAGCCACTGCAATCTACCTCTTCCGTCTCAACTCCATAGACCAGATTCATATTTTCCTTGCTCATGACGGAACCAGGAGGCCCTTTTGATACAAGGCGTCCGTTGTGCAGCATGACCACCTGATCCGAAAACCTGTAGGCAAGATTCAGGTCATGCAGCACGATTAAAATACCTATCTGTCTTTGTGACGCCGCTGCCATCAAAGACTCCATGACCTCAAACTGGCGTCTTAAATCAAGATTGCTTGCCGGTTCATCAAGGAGCATATAGTCCGCCTCCTGGACAAGGACCCTGGCAAAGAGCACCCTCTGCCTCTCGCAGCCGCTCAGTTCATTAAAATCCCTGTTCGGATCCATGTTGAACGCATCAAGCACTGCGATCGTCTTGTCCACATCTTCTTCAGTGGGTTGCCATGCCGTTGAATATGATCTTCTGCCCATGATGACTACATCAAAGACCGTCATGTGGGGCCTTGGGAAATGGCCTTCTTGCGGCATGTATGAAAGGCGCTGCGAGCGTCTCGTCACCCCCATCAAGAAGGCGTCTTCGCCGTCTATGGTCACCGAGCCCTCTGTTGCTATAAATATCCTGAGGATACACCTTAAGAGCGTACTCTTTCCTGCACCGTTAGGCCCTATGACAGAGACTATCTCTCCACGGTTTATGCTAAACGAGATGTCTTTAAGTATCTCACGGCCTTTATGTCTGAAACCTAATCCATTCACAGCCAGCATGGCCAATAGCCCCCTGTCTTTTTAATGAAGAGATAGAGCAGACGGAATAATTATTTTCATACCATTATGATGCAGCACAAAGACATCAATTCCATAGAGCAGCCTTAAGCTCTCTTCAGATATAACCTGACTTGGCTTGCCATGAGATATCACAGAACCATTATTGATCATTACAACCCTATCAGAAAAAAAGGCCGCAAGGTTAGGATCATGTATAGTCATGAGCGTAATCAAACCTTTTCGCATTACCATGTCTCTCACCTTTTTCAAGACGAGCAATTGATTTCTGAAGTCAAGGTGAGAAGTCGGCTCATCCAGCAGCAGGACAGGCGTATCCTGTGCAATAGCCCTCGCCATCAGGACGAGCTGCCTTTCGCCCCCGCTCAGCATGGTGTATCGACGGTCTCTAAGCCCTGCTATGCCGACCTCTTCTATCGCCTCTTCAGCCTTCATATAGTCCTTTCCTGATGGCATGGAAAAGGCCTTGACATGGGCGGTCCTTCCCATCAAAACCACATCAAAGACCGAGTAAGGAAACGGTGGCTCATGGTCCTGAGGGACACAGGAAAGGAGTTTTGCCCTCTTCTTTGGAGCCAGAGTGGTTATATCCTGATTTTCAAGATAGATTGCGCCTGATTTCGGCTTGAGTTGCCCTGATATGCACCTGAAAAGCGTGGTCTTACCTGATCCATTGGGCCCGAGTATCGCCGTAACCTCCCCGGGCATCGCCTTGAATCCGACCCTTTTCAAGACACCGTGGCAGTCCGTCGTCTGTCCATTAGTTCTGGCGGATTGATAACCGGCGCTGATATCTTTGATCTCCAGCATATCATCAGCCCTTAAAAAGGCCCTTTTCGCCCCTTCTCATGAGATACATAAAAAACGGCGCCCCGGAGATCGCCGTGATTATACCAACGGGTATCTCAAGGTTTGACATGCCCCTTGAGATGGTATCCGCAAGGATCATGAATGCGGCGCCCCCTGCAATGCTCAATGGAAGAAGCATCTTGTGATCAGGGCCGCTCATCATCCTTATTAGATGCGGGACCATAAGCCCCACCCAACCTATGATCCCGCTTACCGATACGGCGATGCTTACTACAAGGGATGTCGAACCGATAAGCATCATCCGCTCCATTCTTACATTTACCCCTAGCGCCCTTGCCTCATCGTCTCCCATGCTGATGGCGTTCAGTCTCCAGCGCATGAAAAAGACCGGGGACATCCCGATGACAACACCCAGAAAGGCGATCCTTACAGAGCGCCAGTCAGAGAGAGAAAAGCTCCCCATCAGCCAGAAGACTATGCTTTGCAGCCTGTTCGGATCGACCATGAACTTGACTATAGATAGCATGGCAGTAAAAAAAGATGACACCACCACGCCTGAGAGGACGAGAGACAGCCTCAATATCTCGCCCTGGGCGCTTGCCATAAGGAAGGTCAGGGCAACCGCCAGCATCCCGAAGAAAAAGGCGCTGACCTGAACAGGTATCCATGGCAGAAAACCGATGGAGACCGCGCAACCAAAGGCGGCCCCTGCTGAGATGCCAAGTAGATACGGGTCCACCAGGGGGTTCCTGAATATCCCCTGAAGCGCGGCCCCTGAGCCGGAAAGGGCGACGCCCACAAGCCCTGCAAGGAGTATCCGCGGAAGCCTTATGTCGAATATGATGGCGGCCTCAGGACGGCTTACCTGGGTCGCGCCTTTGAAAATCCCGTTGAACAGGATCGACAGCACCTCAAAAAATGACAGGTTGTATGCCCCCATAAATATGGAAAACATACCTGCAAGGATCGGGGACAAAAGCACTATCCATACCACCGGCCTTTTACTGCGCAATTTTATCTATCTCCCCATAGGAAACCCCGAAGACATTCCTGTAAAAGCGGTCAACCACACCATCGAAATCTACGTCCTTGAAATATTCCGGATAGGTCTTCATGGCCATCCAGAGGGCGATGGGCGCAAGCCTCGGAGACCATGTCGACCATTCAGAGGCCCTGTAAACCCTGTTTTCACGCATCGCCTTTACCGACGCCCACTGAGAGCCCTTTGTAACCGTCTCGATCGGATAGCCTGCATTACCCCATATAAATATCACATCAGGACTCCATGTAATAATCCTTTCAAGCGAGACATCCCTATTCCTCTCCTGTATATCGCCGGCAGGATTTATGCAGCCTATCATCTTAAAGATATCGTTAGTTACGCCTATGCCGCATGCAACCGTAGTGGGCTTGCCGCCAAGCCACAGGCACCTCTTTCTCTTCTCCTCAGGAATAGTTGCAACCCGCTGTCTGATGAGCCTGAATATCTCCTCCATCTTATTAATGACGAACTCCGTGCGTTTCTCTCTGTTGAACAGCCTTCCGTGAAGCCTCATCACCTCATAGAGCTCTTCGATACCCTCTGGATAGACGCCGATGACCTTAAGGCCCTTTTGTTCCATAAATCTCATGATCTCAGGCCTGTATGTCCATGTGATTATGAGATCAGGCTTAAGGGCAAGTATAGCCTCTATGTTGACATTATCCCCTGTGCCGACTGACGGTATGGTTTTTTCGGCATCCGGCATTGTCGCCTTGAATAGATCGTCATGAGAATAGGCCCATCTGTTTATCCCTGCCACATCATCCCAGATATCAAGCGCCGGTATGAGATCATATGTGATAAGAATGACAGCCCTCTTTACCGGCGCATCAACGGTAACCACCCTGCCAAGTTTATCTTTGTATGTGACAGTATAAGCCAATACATGACTGATATCCATCAAAGATAATATAACTATCAGGCCTGTAATGACTGTCTGTTTCTTCATGGCCTAAAATTTTATCTCCAGCTCGCCGAACCACTGTCTTCCAGGCGTCTTGTAGTATGAGTAATAATCTCTATCAAATAAATTATCGATTGAAAAAGACAACTTTGAATAATTCGTCAAATTATAGGATATCTTTGTATCAACCACAAAATATGGGTCATAAGATGTATAAACCCCGTTTAATCTGTCTCTGTTTTCATCATCGCCGTATCTCTTGCCGACATATCTTCCGATAACAGATGTCATAATCCTTCCTTCTGTATATTCACAGCCCAGGTTAAACATCTTTTCCGGCACATCCATCATCCTCTTACCCTCTGTTGATGGTTTTGCTGCATTTTCTTTTATCTTCGCATCTATATATGTAAAATTTGCGAACAGTTTTAATGAATTATACAGCTTCTGTTCCAGCTCAAGCTCTATGCCTTTTGACTCCGCCCTTCCTGCATTTATAAGTTCCTGATATTTATCCGTTACTATCTTTCTGTAGATAACGTCTTTCAGATAATTTTCAAAATAGACAGCCTTTATCTTTGCCCCTTTCCAAAGCCCCTGTTCAATCCCTGCATCCCATGATGTGGTCTTTTCAGGCTTTAGATTTGGATTTCCTGCATAAGTTATACCTGATACTGCTGTCCATGTCCTGTATAACTCATAGACAGTAGGTGGCCTGAATGCCTGCCCTACAGATGTCTTCAATGTCATTTCTTTGAACGGATTATATACAATGGCAAGTTTTGGACTGAATGCAGAGTCAGTATTTGAGCTGCAATCTATTGGATAGCCCTTTGAACCAATCTGATTTATATATCCATCGTATGTCTTCCACCAGTCCTGCCTTGCTCCGATAAAGAGGGTCAAGTTGTCAAGTATAATGTATTCATCCTGCACAAACAGCGCGAATATCCGATCCTTTCCCTTCGACTGATATGAAATAGCCCCCTTTTCGTCTTCCACCTGCCAATTAGGCAATTTATGTTCTTTAGTATCTGCCTGCCCCTGTCTGAAGGATGAGCCGAAGGTGAGTATATGACTGTCCATGACCGGCAGGGTAAACTGGAGGTCACCGCTGTAATTTTTGGACGGTGTGTTTGATACCTTGCCAGGACCGCCAAATCTCGTTGCAGATGACGAATCGGCCATGGTGTACCATGAATCATCCAGTTCAGAGATCCCAAGGTTCAGTTTTGTCTGAAGGCTTCCGAACCTTGTCTTGTATGAGATGTTATAGATATCCTGTTCCTTTCCACCCGGACCTGAAAGATAGGATGCCTCCCTTACCTTGCCATAGGACCACACAGGATCGCCCTTGCCATCCCTCAGATATGTATGCGGATAGTCGTAATTATATTCGTATCTCGCCCTCATGAACATAAACTCGATTGCCGAGTCCTGAGAGATGTCATAGCCCCCTCTCAGCGTAAGAGAGTCGTTCCACCACCTGTTGTCGCCGGTATCTCCGATCAGATACCTCGGCTCACCCTTCGGCGTCTTTGAAGACCTGTAACCCGTAACGCCCGCCGGAGGTCTCGAGCCCTGAAGATCAAGGCCTGCCGGATAGCCCTCGGTGGTCTTGAAGCCATAGCTCAGAAAGAGGCTGAACCGGTCTTTATATCTGTCTCCATAAGAGACATAATCCGTCCGGAGGTCATCGAGGGCATTGCCCCTGTCCCAGCTTGAGCCATAGCCCGTCTTTAGTTTGAACTCCCTCTTTTGCGGCAACTTCGTGATGAGATTGATGACGCCGCCCATTGCATAGCCCCCGTAGAGGCTTGAAAACGGCCCTTCAACCACCTCTATCCTGTCTATGTCTTCAGGCGAATAGGCGCCCCATGGGACGCCGCCTGAGTAGGCGTCATTCAAGATGACGCCGTTCAACATGACGAGGTTTCTCTGCTGACCGGATATACCGCGCATGGAGACCGCAGCGATGGAATCCAGCATCCCCTTTCCGCGGCTGGAATACACGCCCGGAAGGGTGTTGACGGCCTGATCAATAGACTGGATATCCCTTTTTGACATCTCATCCTTTGTCACCACATAGGCCGAACCGGGCGCCGATGACAGGGACTGCTCCGTCCTTGTGGCCGTGACCAGGACATCCTCCAGGGAAATGGCGTCATCAGACCCTTCTCCAAGGGCAATACCCGCCATGCCGCCTGATGCCAAAAAAAACATCCCCAAAAAGATATGCGCCAGTATCTTCACCCTCTCCATCCCCAAAAATCTCCCCTAAAAAATCTTCGCAAAAACCCGAAACGTATTTATGTAACACTTTTTTAAATTTTGTGTAACTATAACTTAAAGATCAATAATATGTCAAGAGGAATAGATGATCATCGCCCGAACCTCAATAGATGATTATCGATAACCTCGAAACAGATTTTGCAAGGATATAGCCCAACCAAAAGACCGATAAATCAATAGGTTAAGGATGAATCAAATCCCCTCTTTTGCTAATCGAACTTATATCCAACACCGTAAAGCGAATGGATAAAATCAGCATCAGGGGCAACCGATTTGATTTTTTTGCGCAGCTTTTTGATATGACTGTCAATGGTGCGATCACCGACAATGCGCTGGTCGTCGTATATGTAATTCATAAGTTGGGTGCGACTGAAAATACGGCCTGGATGGGCAGCCAGGATGCTGAGCAGTTTAAATTCTACGGCGGTAAGCTTCAGGTCATGCCCATTAAAAGTCGCCCGATAACGGATCTCATCAAGTACAAGCCCTTGCGCAGCCGCTGGCTGTCCACCAGATGCACGCCGCAAAACGGCCTTTACCCTTGCCACAACTTCACGCGGGCTAAATGGTTTACAGACGTAATCGTCCGCTCCAAGCTCTAGCCCGAGCAGCCGATCAATCTCTTCAATACGGGCCGTTACCATGATGATCGGCACGCCTGAAAATGAACGTATGTCCTTACAGACCTCCATGCCGTCACGACCTGGAAGCATCACGTCAAGAAGGATCAGGGCCGGGGCGTTCTGGCGCACCCATGGGACAACATCCAGGCCGTTATCCAGGCAAGAAGGCTCAAATCCCGCCCGTTTCAAATAGTCGCTCAGCAGGCTCGCAATCTTCGATTCATCTTCGACAATCAATATCTTATTGTTCATTGATCTTGTTCCCTGTCTTCACCCGGATAACCGGTCAAAGGCAGCAAGATCTTGATCCACAGACCACCGAGAGGCGATGGGTGGGCCTCTATTCTCCCACCGTGATCCTCGACAATCTTCTTACATATCGCTAATCCCAGACCTGCCCCTCCTGAAGCCCTGCTGCGGGAACTCTCGACACGATAAAGTCGGTCGAACAGCTTCCCTATTTCAGAGGCCGGCACACCTGGTATGCTGTCCATGATATCGACTATCGCCCATCCGTGCCCGTGCCCCAGATTGATTTTGACCTGGCCGCCCGGATCGGTGTATCTCTTCGCATTCTCCAACACGTTATCAAATAGCTGACTAAGTCGCTCATGATCGGCGACAAGCCACATTTTACTCCTAGGCAGGTTGACAGTCATGGCTATAGATTTCTTTATTATCTCAGGCCTCACCCTGTCCACCGCCTCGACAAGGACCTTAGATAGATCTATCTTTGTCTTCTTGTAAACCAACGCGCCGACATCGGACAATGCCAACTGGTAGAGATCATCCACCAGTCTGCCAAGACGTATTACCTCAGAATGGAGAGAGCCTATCGCCTCTACAGTCGGCTGCCTGACACCATCCTGAAGCGCTTCGATCTCTCCCCGCAGCACAGCGAGAGGCGTACGTAATTCGTGGGAAATGTCGGCCACAAACTGGCGGCGCGCCTGCTCATTCTTTTTGAGCGTCTCAGCCATCAAATTGAAATCCTTGGAAAGTTGTCCCAGCTCGTCAGTGGAGTTGTCGGGAACGCGGATATCATACCGCCCTGAAGCGAGAAGATATGTGGCATCGGCCAGATTTTTAAGCGGCCTGACAAGATGGCGCGCAAGAGGCAGAGACAGCCCTACGGCCACTACTAGCATTATGCAAGCCGTAATAATTAGGATCAGTTTCTGTTGTTTCAAAAAGTGGAGCTGGTGCACGTCCGAGAGATATTTGCGCGGCCTAAACCCCACATAGCCGACTACGCGGCCTTCATAGGTAATTGTTTTAAAGTTGTTGATTTCGGAAGCAGTCCCGGTTCCGAATATCGGTCTATGCTTAGAGTCAAGCAAAAAGATGCGCTTTCCCAGATGATAACACTTATATCTTAATCCAAACGACCCTAACGGTCTTTGATTCGCCCATTTGTCACCTGACTCTGGCGCAGGCAAGCGGCTGACCTGAGGAGCGATCTCATACATGGTCTCTGCTATGAATTGATACATCTTTTCCGGGTCATCACGCAGGAAATTCCAGTTGTGGTGTTCGGCATATGCGCTTCCAAGTTTCTCGGCAAGATCTTCAAGCCTATCTTCTTCAAGCCTGTTGACATAGCCCAAAAATCCATGGCCGACACTCCATTGCATGATCAAGAGCATACAGATAACCACAATACAACTAGCAGTAAGAATTGCCAAGAAAATCCGTTGGGTAATGCTTAAATTCACGTCGCCTCCATTTGGCCGGACATGATGCGCAAATTGATTCCATTGCTACCATAAAAAATTACAAGAAAAAAAATAAAATTTGAACCCCAAAGAAAAATTTCCTTATTCCTTTCATATTTTTTCCTTTTTTGTTTCGTATCTTTTTTCCAAAAATCAAGATAATCTTTAAAAAAGGAGGTGAAGATAAGGATTATGTATCCTGCTCATTATCCAATCTGAATTGGAGTTTAATCTTATCTCTAACTTAGAAAATAACTTCGAAGGGAGTTTATTTATGAAAAAGCTAAAAATAATTTGCACTATCTTAACTATCTTAATTATTCCGTCTTCTTCTTATGCAGACCAACTACAGGATAAACATATGGGTCAGATGATAAGCTGCATAGGATGTGAAAAACACAGAAAACAGATGATTGAAGCGAGGATACAAAAACTTCAAAAAGAACTAAATCTCTCTAATGCCCAGGTGGAAAAGATAAGGGCTATAAAGAAAGAAGGTTTTGAGGCATTCAGAAATGCCAGAAAAAATCTGAAAAATCCTATGCTGGAAGCCACTAAATCTCCAATTTTTGACAAGGCCGTCTTTATATCCACAGCAGTGGATAACACTAAGACTCTTGCCCAGATAAGGGCGGAGAATTTTGAAAAA of Dissulfurimicrobium hydrothermale contains these proteins:
- a CDS encoding cobaltochelatase subunit CobN; translated protein: MKKILSIMWHSHSGTLKRAGKALEGIIDVGVYSSRYLDEGHEDIGVVLKEAEEADVILLYRSTESIWDVIEKSLNEIGKSVPIICVGHDPSYWAMSNVKPDIVARVHTYITYNGEENFIQMLCYIANAVCGVDIDVEPPKPIPWEGLYHPDAPDIFDNIENYLKWYGLYKRKPDFPKTEGAVGLLFSRFHWVNKNLGIEDTLIRKVESLGLVVIPVFSYSVRDDGLGTKGSGEVVCEYFLKDGKPRIDALINLQMFLIGSSRASMEGGKVALEGVDILKRLDVPVFMPVTSYYKTMEEWWSDPHGTDGSSIGWSIAMPEFEGRIEPIIIGGLKEKGGDKRIAFEERMGKLARRVANWIRLKRRPVGRRKIAFMLHNNPCASVEATVGAGAHLDTLESVARIINKMKAAGYDVVPPKDGKELIDAIMNRKAISEFRWTTTDEIVEKGGVLKMVTKEEYEEWFNALSETVRKRVCEAWGDPPGVEKDGIPAAMVHDGKILVTGVDYGNAVVCVQPKRGCAGARCDGRVCKILHDPDVPPPHQYMATYRYLEYDFKADAIVHVGTHGNLEFLPGKGTALSGDCYPDIAIGHIPHLYIYNADNPPEGTIAKRRSYATLVDHMQTVMTQGGVYEELEELGRFLGEYEQVKGLDKARVHALEHLIMDAIKKTNLDKEIKVSTVDKGTGRVKRVGLCELDDEGLHALPFDEIVREAHGALSRTRNTQIQDGMHVFGELPEGERRAGFIYSILRYDAGEDVSLRREIAKMMGLDLSELLSNPGGVHPVRKKGHGELLEEIDRIGKRLIEEVINMEG
- a CDS encoding TonB family protein codes for the protein MNHAARGFQISFLLHVVLLSLVFGLSHSIRWNKRPPIVIDFSIADDMKGVEEKAALRHLKADVRKETGVAKYIVHRSTAKAAVRAVAGRPIQRPAHIIEEEVIANKETAPVHEAAKEMPTEADGDASDQPAPDDAYKPGQISGQSSDQSGGHSLSVRDEQRQRYISEHFAYIRDMIMRNLSYPMLARKMGWSGRVVVSFTVLDDGQVGDIKVVKSSGFGVLDANAIKTIEKTAPFPKPPVKAELIIPIVYRLS
- a CDS encoding ExbD/TolR family protein; the protein is MEEKGFDYMNVIPLVDVMLVLLTIVLTTSAFIASGAIPVELPRVSSKNSAEMLKTRTIEIDRGGNIYLDSRPVSLDGMTGSMKGLDRDTAILIRADRSIVLQRFVDVLDRIKGLGFKRLSLQTTDANRP
- the exbB gene encoding TonB-system energizer ExbB; its protein translation is MELFKVAVDYGVIGLLILLSFVSVGIAIERYLLYKNIDAGRYADKRELELVLTERLHIIATIGSNAPYIGLLGTVLGIMLTFYTMGTEGFMDTGKTMIGLALALKATAAGLLVAIPSTALYNLLLRRAKVVMMQWEIDRSKRDQGGEDGRKGF
- a CDS encoding ABC transporter ATP-binding protein, with amino-acid sequence MLAVNGLGFRHKGREILKDISFSINRGEIVSVIGPNGAGKSTLLRCILRIFIATEGSVTIDGEDAFLMGVTRRSQRLSYMPQEGHFPRPHMTVFDVVIMGRRSYSTAWQPTEEDVDKTIAVLDAFNMDPNRDFNELSGCERQRVLFARVLVQEADYMLLDEPASNLDLRRQFEVMESLMAAASQRQIGILIVLHDLNLAYRFSDQVVMLHNGRLVSKGPPGSVMSKENMNLVYGVETEEVDCSGFRHLVSIGPAADGKTLH
- a CDS encoding ABC transporter ATP-binding protein; the protein is MLEIKDISAGYQSARTNGQTTDCHGVLKRVGFKAMPGEVTAILGPNGSGKTTLFRCISGQLKPKSGAIYLENQDITTLAPKKRAKLLSCVPQDHEPPFPYSVFDVVLMGRTAHVKAFSMPSGKDYMKAEEAIEEVGIAGLRDRRYTMLSGGERQLVLMARAIAQDTPVLLLDEPTSHLDFRNQLLVLKKVRDMVMRKGLITLMTIHDPNLAAFFSDRVVMINNGSVISHGKPSQVISEESLRLLYGIDVFVLHHNGMKIIIPSALSLH
- a CDS encoding FecCD family ABC transporter permease translates to MRSKRPVVWIVLLSPILAGMFSIFMGAYNLSFFEVLSILFNGIFKGATQVSRPEAAIIFDIRLPRILLAGLVGVALSGSGAALQGIFRNPLVDPYLLGISAGAAFGCAVSIGFLPWIPVQVSAFFFGMLAVALTFLMASAQGEILRLSLVLSGVVVSSFFTAMLSIVKFMVDPNRLQSIVFWLMGSFSLSDWRSVRIAFLGVVIGMSPVFFMRWRLNAISMGDDEARALGVNVRMERMMLIGSTSLVVSIAVSVSGIIGWVGLMVPHLIRMMSGPDHKMLLPLSIAGGAAFMILADTISRGMSNLEIPVGIITAISGAPFFMYLMRRGEKGLFKG